The Cyclopterus lumpus isolate fCycLum1 chromosome 12, fCycLum1.pri, whole genome shotgun sequence genome window below encodes:
- the apc gene encoding adenomatous polyposis coli protein isoform X1 encodes MAAASYGQLLRQVEVLKMENSNLRQELQDNSNHLTKLESEASNMKEVLKQLQGTIEEESGEASGSQMELIERLKEMSLESAGFKPRSRPPLPPSSSSSSASSGSGAPGGAAGGSGAPGPSTTTGFPRRGLPTAGRDSHDRCLEELEKERSLLLAELEKEEKEKDWYYAQLQNLTKRIDSLPLTENFTLQTDMSRRQLEFEARQIRSAMEEQLGSCQEMERRAQDRVSRIQQIDKDILRLGARLQVEEAPGATDSSGLAAAQNSISRLDHEPANETSYSVPRRITSHLGTKVEMVYSLLSMLGTHDKDDMSRTLLAMSSSQDSCIAMRQSGCLPLLIQLLHGNDKDSLLLGNSRGSKEARARASAALHNIVHSQPDDKRGRREIRVLHLLEQVRHYCEECWSWQENHERGVDQEDNPMPSPVEHQICPAVCVLMKLSFDEEHRHAMNELGGLQAVAELLQVDCEMFGLSSDHYSVTLRRYAGMALTNLTFGDVANKATLCSMKGCMRAMVAQLKSDSEDLQQVIASVLRNLSWRADVNSKKTLREVGSVRALTGCALEVQKESTLKSVLSALWNLSAHCTENKADICAVDGALAFLVGTLTHRSHTNTLAIIESGGGILRNVSSLIATNEVHRQILREHGCLPTLLQHLKSHSLTIVSNACGTLWNLSARDAKDQEALWELGAVGMLRNLIHSRHKMIAMGSAAALRNLMANRPARYKDASVVSPGAGAPSLHARKQKALFEELDAQQLSETFDNIDNLSPKAAHRKGRGCNGAGGVGGGNVTRSYTNTPVLSSPKNGDGSKRTGEEVAYARPVFPPSVRASSDSLNSVTSADGYGNRGKTKPSAESFYSSDESGANKCCVYRKYPADLAHKIRSANHMADDDGGELDTPINYSLKYSDEQLNSGRQSPSHRGSIESDEDDEMDARLRRRNDGGDSAAGSRAASVPQPRYVAAAAATSSYGGDSAVEQPIDYSLKYGADAVRKPLFKPEETAAPSGPPPPSSSSSKLRPPQPTANRTVPKGNQESTQTYCVEDTPICFSRGSSLSSLSSEEEEEDGDVIGRKRRSGRGGGGNDYPTLPVGEKDAHEQQQRQQKEAESQTAAAAAAAAAAAASAPSSRGRRGHHHHGHAHHHHHHHVASSSGARTPKSPPEQPYAQETPLMFSRCTSVSSLDSFSTSSIASSVRSSEPSSGMPSGVVSPSDLPDSPGHTMPPSRAKTPPPPLTPPTLSTKEEEKTKKKKKDEEESSADVLLHFATESTPHGFSRASSLSALSLDEPYIAAEMKGKKEEEEGGNYERNDEEEGAKPILDESDDDDDIEILEACINMAMPKSSRKPKKQQQAAPRKPSQLPVYKLHPPQSRAQSQQRKDVPLLSEEMPRVYCVEGTPLNFSTATSLSDLTIDSPPNEEAVANVVPVAPPTFTQRRVPGLPEGENGDDILAECISAAMPKAKPRKPIRASVNSEHLQAQSLPTPVPPPLGLQQQQQQQQQQQKKKPTSPVKPMPQRAPYGVVAKAKPGFTFDSPHHYTPIEGTPCCFSRNDSLSSLDFDEDEGGGGEEKKTREEEGRKRKQQTAAVFPRTKPAANATTSDEKQKFAIEDTPVCFSRNSSLSSLSDIDQENNNKEFAQPPPEKKDAGKAGVKSPPPPPQEELKPRPPAASCYAPKAFHVEDTPVCFSRNSSLSSLSIDSEDDLLQECISSAMPKKKKKAAAAAAAAAVATPLPGSKAEDDILAEEEPSDAPRSPASPDSETFDWKAIQEGANSIVSSLNAAAAAAPLSRQPSSDSDSVLSLKSVGSPFHLPAANNNAKEEEDEEEEEEEEEEVVKQEPAAMKQGARILKAGERTTLEAKKKKEEEEEEEAAKALRGGKKVYRSLITGKLRGEPAARGRSKPRAAAVAKAPGSSSDGADRGGGSSRDSSTAANQKGGKLLQMPRTASPGSASSSSSSASRPAKPSGEGRSGGGGIPRSESASRVSGTTATKKQKAEPEKAAPEKAAPEKPAPEKPALVRQSTFIKEAPSPTLKRKLEESAAAAATALESPSSPDTPLPSATRRHDINRSHSESPSRPQEVTSSRISRTGTWKRESSSAGGGGSGGKQSTSLPRVGTWKRTGSSSSVLSASSESSEKGRSEEESGVRLKGTWRKAKGGGDSSAGRFSDKSEDVWVRLEDCPVNNPRSSSSCSARSPTANAPPVIDSPAPSKIPSSSSSSSSSSNLNLRQSCESLDDKPPERQQQQQQQQQQQQRSQQRSGAVAARVSPFNYTPSPRKGNSDVTATPTPTTTTSSSSSSTTPTRPSLIPTPVTKKREPKGGEGGGSGGGERGSYIVTSV; translated from the exons ATGGCGGCAGCGTCTTACGGCCAGCTGctgagacaggtggaggtgttaAAGATGGAGAACTCCAACTTGCGACAGGAGCTGCAGGACAACTCCAACCATCTGACCAAACTGGAAAGTGAGGCCTCCAACATGAAG gaagtgctgaAGCAGCTGCAGGGCACCATAGAAGAAGAGTCTGGAGAGGCGTCTGGCTCTCAGATGGAGCTCATCGAAAGactaaaag agATGAGCCTGGAGTCTGCAGGTTTTAAGCCCAGGTCGAggcctcctcttcccccctcgtcctcctccagctcggCCTCTTCAGGCTCTGGAGCTCCCGGTGGAGCAGCCGGAGGCTCCGGAGCTCCCGGCCCCTCGACGACCACCGGCTTCCCCAGGAGAGGGCTGCCGACTGCGGGCAGAGACAGCCATGACCGCtgcctggaggagctggagaaggagag GTCTCTCCTATTGGctgagctggagaaggaggagaaggagaaggactgGTACTACGCTCAACTGCAGAATCTCACCAAGAGGATCGACAGTCTGCCGCTCACCGAGAAC TTCACTCTGCAGACGGACATGAGTCGGCGTCAGCTGGAGTTCGAGGCCCGTCAGATCCGCTCGGcgatggaggagcagctgggCTCCTGtcaggagatggagaggagagctCAG GACCGCGTGTCTCGTATTCAGCAGATCGATAAGGACATCCTGCGACTGGGAGCCCGACTGCAG gtggaGGAAGCTCCGGGGGCGACCGACAGCAGCGGATTGGCCGCAGCTCAG aACTCCATCAGCCGGTTGGACCACGAGCCGGCCAATGAGACAAGCTACTCTGTGCCTCGACGAATCACAAGCCACCTCGGAACCAAG GTGGAGATGGTGTACAGTCTTCTGTCAATGTTGGGGACACACGATAAAGACGACATGTCGCGGACGCTGCTCGCCATGTCCAGTTCGCAGGACTCGTGCATCGCCATGCGTCAGTCCGGTTGTCTGCCGCTGCTCATCCAGCTGCTGCACGGCAACGACAAGGACTCCCTGCTGCTCGGTAACTCCCGCGGCAGCAAAGAGGCGCGTGCGCGCGCGTCGGCGGCGCTGCACAACATCGTGCACAGCCAGCCGGACGACAAGCGAGGCCGGCGGGAGATCAGggtgctccacctgctggagcAGGTGCGCCACTACTGCGAGGAGTGTTGGAGCTGGCAGGAGAACCACGAGAGGGGCGTCGACCAAGAGGACAACCCCA TGCCGTCTCCAGTGGAGCATCAGATCTGTCCGGCTGTCTGCGTCCTCATGAAACTTTCCTTCGACGAAGAACATCGACACGCCATGAACGAACTCG GCGGTCTGCAGGCGGTGGCTGAGCTGCTGCAGGTGGACTGCGAGATGTTCGGTCTGAGCAGCGATCATTACAGCGTCACTCTGCGGCGATACGCCGGCATGGCGCTCACCAACCTCACCTTTGGAGACGTAGCCAATAAG GCCACGCTGTGCTCCATGAAGGGCTGTATGAGAGCGATGGTCGCTCAGCTGAAGTCTGACAGCGAAGACCTGCAGCAG GTGATAGCGAGTGTGTTGAGGAACTTGTCGTGGCGTGCCGATGTCAACAGTAAGAAGACGCTGCGTGAGGTCGGCAGCGTGCGGGCGCTGACGGGCTGCGCCCTCGAGGTCCAGAAG gaGTCGACTCTGAAATCCGTACTGAGCGCGCTTTGGAACCTGTCGGCTCACTGCACGGAGAACAAGGCGGATATCTGCGCGGTGGACGGCGCTCTGGCGTTCCTGGTGGGAACGCTGACGCACCGCAGCCACACCAACACGCTCGCCATCATCGAGAGCGGCGGCGGCATCCTGCGGAACGTCTCCAGCCTCATCGCCACCAACGAAGTGCACAG GCAGATCCTGCGTGAGCACGGCTGCCTTCCGACTCTGCTGCAGCACCTGAAGTCCCACAGTTTGACCATCGTGTCCAACGCCTGTGGGACGCTCTGGAATCTGTCTGCCAGGGACGCCAAAGACCAAGAGGCGTTGTGGGAGCTGGGCGCCGTCGGCATGCTGCGCAACCTCATTCACTCTCGGCACAAGATGATCGCCATGGGCAGCGCCGCCGCCCTGCGTAACCTGATGGCCAACCGGCCGGCGCGCTACAAGGACGCCAGCGTGGTGTCGCCGGGTGCCGGCGCCCCGTCGCTGCACGCCCGCAAACAGAAGGCGCTGTTCGAGGAGCTGGACGCCCAGCAGCTGTCGGAGACCTTCGACAACATCGACAACCTGAGCCCGAAGGCGGCGCACAGGAAGGGGCGGGGCTGCAACGGCGCCGGAGGAGTCGGCGGAGGCAACGTGACGCGCTCGTACACCAACACGCCGGTGCTGTCGAGCCCGAAGAACGGAGACGGGTCGAAAAGGACGGGCGAGGAAGTGGCGTACGCTCGGCCGGTGTTCCCGCCCAGCGTCCGAGCGTCCAGCGACAGCCTCAACAGCGTCACGAGCGCCGACGGGTACGGAAACCGCGGCAAGACGAAGCCGTCGGCGGAGTCGTTCTACTCGTCCGACGAGAGCGGGGCCAACAAGTGCTGCGTTTACAGGAAGTACCCGGCCGACCTGGCGCACAAGATCCGCAGCGCCAACCACATGGCGGACGACGACGGCGGCGAGTTGGACACGCCCATCAACTACAGTCTGAAGTACTCGGACGAACAGCTGAACTCCGGGAGGCAGAGTCCGAGTCACCGCGGCAGCATCGAGAGCGACGAGGATGACGAGATGGACGcaaggctgaggaggaggaacgacGGCGGCGACTCGGCGGCGGGCAGCCGCGCGGCGTCCGTCCCGCAGCCTCGCTacgtcgccgccgccgccgcaaCGTCAAGCTACGGCGGCGACTCGGCAGTCGAGCAGCCGATCGACTACAGCCTGAAGTACGGCGCCGACGCCGTCCGCAAGCCGCTGTTCAAGCCAGAGGAGACTGCCGCTCCCTCGGGCCCGCCTCCTCCGTCGTCGTCTTCCAGCAAGCTCCGCCCCCCACAGCCCACAGCAAATCGGACGGTGCCAAAAGGCAACCAGGAGTCGACGCAGACTTACTGCGTGGAGGACACGCCCATCTGCTTCTCCAGAGGCAGCTCGCTCTCTTCGCTGTCatcggaagaggaggaggaagatggcgACGTCATCGGGCGGAAGAGGAGAAGCGGGAGGGGCGGCGGCGGTAACGATTACCCGACACTTCCTGTCGGCGAGAAAGACGCacacgagcagcagcagaggcagcagAAGGAGGCGGAGAGCCAGACCGCTGCCGCggcagcagccgcagccgcTGCCGCggcctcagctccctcttcgcGAGGAAGACGTGGTCACCACCATCACGGCCACgcccaccaccatcaccaccaccacgtGGCCTCATCGTCGGGCGCCAGGACCCCCAAGAGCCCCCCGGAGCAGCCGTACGCTCAGGAGACGCCGCTGATGTTCAGCCGCTGCACGTCGGTCAGCTCGCTCGACAGCTTCTCCACCTCGTCCATCGCCAGCTCCGTGCGCTCCAGCGAGCCGTCCAGCGGCATGCCGAGCGGCGTGGTCAGCCCGAGCGACCTGCCCGACAGCCCGGGTCATACCATGCCGCCGAGCCGCGCCAAGACGCCGCCGCCACCTCTGACGCCGCCGACACTGAGCaccaaggaggaggaaaagaccaagaagaagaagaaggacgaggaggagagcagcGCGGATGTCCTGCTGCACTTCGCCACCGAGAGCACGCCGCACGGCTTCTCCCGGGCCTCCAGTCTGAGCGCGCTCAGTCTGGACGAGCCGTACATCGCGGCAGAGAtgaaggggaagaaggaggaagaggagggggggaactATGAGAGGAACGACGAGGAGGAAGGGGCAAAGCCGATCCTCGACGAAtctgatgacgacgacgacattGAGATCCTGGAAGCGTGCATCAACATGGCCATGCCCAAGTCGTCGCGGAAACCAAAGAAACAGCAACAGGCAGCGCCAAGGAAACCCAGTCAGCTTCCCGTTTATAAGCTCCACCCACCTCAAAGCCGCGCCCAATCACAGCAGAGGAAGGACGTGCCTCTGCTGTCAGAGGAGATGCCGAGGGTTTACTGTGTAGAGGGAACGCCGCTCAACTTCTCCACCGCCACCTCGCTCAGTGACCTCACCATCGACTCACCGCCAAATGAGGAGGCGGTGGCCAATGTCGTACCTGTAGCTCCGCCCACCTTCACTCAGAGGAGGGTGCCCGGCCTGCCTGAGGGCGAGAACGGCGACGACATCCTCGCCGAGTGCATCAGCGCCGCCATGCCCAAAGCCAAACCCAGAAAACCAATCAGAGCGTCCGTGAACAGCGAGCACCTCCAAGCCCAGTCTCTTCCTACTCCGGTCCCGCCCCCTCTtggcctgcagcagcagcagcagcagcagcagcagcaacagaagaagaaaccgACGTCGCCAGTGAAGCCGATGCCCCAGCGTGCGCCGTATGGCGTGGTTGCCAAAGCAAAACCGGGGTTCACCTTTGACTCGCCGCACCACTACACGCCCATCGAAGGAACGCCGTGCTGCTTCTCGCGCAATGACTCGCTGAGCTCGCTCGACTTTGACGAAGACGAAGGTGGCGGCGGCGAGGAGAAGAAAAcgagagaggaagaaggcaggaagaggaagcagcagacGGCGGCGGTTTTCCCTCGAACGAAACCTGCCGCCAACGCGACGACGTCCGACGAGAAGCAGAAGTTCGCCATCGAGGACACGCCCGTCTGTTTCTCCAGGAACTCGTCTCTGAGCTCGCTGAGCGACATCgaccaggagaacaacaacaaggagtTTGCTCAGCCGCCGCCTGAGAAGAAAGATGCCGGCAAGGCGGGAGTgaagtctcctcctcctcctccgcaaGAGGAgttgaagccccgcccccctgcgGCGAGCTGCTACGCTCCTAAAGCGTTCCACGTGGAGGACACGCCCGTCTGCTTCTCCAGGAACTCGTCGCTCAGCTCGCTGAGCATCGACTCGGAGGACGATTTGCTGCAGGAGTGCATCAGCTCCGCCATgcccaagaagaagaagaaagctgcagcagccgccgccgccgctgccgtAGCCACGCCCCTTCCTGGTTCCAAAGCCGAAGATGACATTTTAGCCGAGGAGGAGCCTTCTGATGCACCGAGAAGCCCCGCCTCCCCTGACTCTGAGACATTTGATTGGAAGGCAATCCAGGAAGGCGCCAACTCCATCGTCAGCAGCCTGAacgctgccgccgccgccgcgccgCTGTCACGCCAGCCTTCGTCAGACTCCGACTCGGTGCTCTCCCTGAAGTCTGTGGGCTCGCCGTTCCACCTGCCGGCAGCCAATAACAAcgctaaagaagaagaagatgaagaagaggaagaggaggaggaggaagaagtagtGAAGCAGGAGCCAGCGGCAATGAAGCAAGGGGCAAGGATCCTTAAGGCCGGAGAGCGCACCACGCTGgaggccaagaagaagaaggaggaggaggaagaggaggaggccgcGAAGGCGTTGAGAGGCGGGAAGAAGGTGTACAGGAGTCTGATCACGGGGAAGCTGAGGGGGGAGCCAGCTGCCAGGGGGCGGAGCAAGCCCAGAGCGGCAGCCGTGGCCAAAGCTCCAGGAAGCAGCAGCGACGGCGCCGACAGAGGAGGCGGATCCTCTCGGGACTCTTccacagcagccaatcagaaaggAGGAAAGCTGCTTCAGATGCCGCGCACGGCGTCTCCAGGAAGCGCTTCGTCATCGTCGTCTTCGGCCTCCAGACCGGCCAAACCAAGCGGGGAGGGgaggagcggcggcggcggcatcCCGAGGAGCGAGTCGGCGTCGAGGGTCAGTGGCACCACGGCGACCAAGAAGCAGAAGGCGGAGCCAGAGAAGGCGGCACCAGAGAAGGCGGCGCCAGAGAAGCCGGCGCCAGAGAAGCCGGCGCTGGTCCGTCAGTCGACCTTCATCAAAGAAGCACCGAGCCCGAcgctgaagaggaagctggaggagtcggcggcggcggctgcaACGGCGTTGGAGTCGCCGTCCAGCCCGGATACGCCGCTGCCGTCGGCAACCAGGAGACACGACATCAACCGCTCGCACTCTGAGAGCCCGTCGCGCCCACAGGAAGTGACGTCATCGCGGATCAGCCGCACGGGCACCTGGAAGCGGGAGAGCAGCAGCGCCGGAGGAGGCGGGAGCGGCGGTAAACAATCGACATCGCTGCCACGCGTCGGGACGTGGAAGAGGACGGGAAGCTCGTCGTCGGTGCTCTCGGCGTCGTCGGAGTCCAGCGAGAAGGGGCggagcgaggaggagagcgGCGTGCGGTTGAAGGGAACGTGGAGGAAGGCGAAGGGCGGCGGCGACTCGTCAGCCGGACGCTTCTCCGACAAATCGGAAGACGTGTGGGTTCGCCTGGAGGATTGTCCCGTCAACAACCCgcgctcctcctcttcctgttccgcCCGCTCGCCCACCGCCAACGCCCCGCCCGTCATCGACAGCCCGGCGCCCTCCAagatcccctcctcctcctcctcctcctcctcttcctccaaccTCAACCTGCGCCAAAGCTGCGAGAGCCTCGACGACAAGCCGCCCGAacgccaacaacaacaacaacaacagcaacagcagcagcagcgcagTCAGCAGCGAAGCGGCGCCGTGGCTGCTCGAGTCAGCCCCTTCAACTACACGCCAAGTCCGAGGAAGGGCAACTCTGACGTCACCGCCACCCCAACGCCGACCACCACGACAtcgtcttcgtcgtcgtcgACGACCCCCACGCGACCTTCGCTCATCCCCACCCCCGTCACAAAAAAACGTGAGCCGAAGGGCggcgagggaggagggagcggCGGCGGCGAGCGCGGCTCGTACATCGTGACGTCGGTGTAG